Proteins encoded by one window of Lactobacillus paragasseri:
- a CDS encoding DNA-directed RNA polymerase subunit beta, translating into MNRESFDFSLVNKHLKKVGKIILYLFVTMLLGALIGCGVASGNPFAIFFPSTWVHFFEFLS; encoded by the coding sequence ATGAATAGAGAAAGTTTTGATTTTTCATTAGTAAATAAACATTTAAAAAAAGTGGGAAAGATAATTTTGTATTTGTTTGTGACAATGCTTTTAGGAGCACTTATTGGATGCGGTGTTGCAAGCGGTAATCCTTTTGCAATTTTCTTTCCTAGTACATGGGTTCATTTTTTTGAATTTTTAAGTTAA
- a CDS encoding rod shape-determining protein produces the protein MARDIGIDLGTANVLINVSGKGIVLNEPSVVAVDTDKDKVVAVGTEAYKMVGRTPGNIRVIRPLKNGVIADFDITEEMLSYFIEKLNVKGFMSKPNILICAPTGVTSIEQKAIIQAAEKSGGGRVYLDFEPKVAAVGAGLDIFKPQGNMVIDIGGGTTDIAVLSMGEIVTSRSLRWAGDKMNQAIASYIKRSKNLLVGQHTAEQIKIQLGTAFEADPTKTMTVRGRDMVDGLPKQVAINELEVQKALEDGLMSIVAATKEVLEQTPPELSADIIDRGIMLTGGGALLKNIDKLITYYLQVPVLKADDPLEAVANGTGVLLKNIENHQRH, from the coding sequence GTGGCAAGAGATATAGGAATTGATTTAGGAACCGCAAATGTTCTAATAAATGTATCCGGCAAAGGGATTGTTTTGAATGAACCTTCTGTTGTTGCTGTTGATACTGATAAAGATAAAGTTGTCGCAGTCGGTACTGAGGCATATAAGATGGTAGGACGTACACCAGGTAATATTAGAGTCATTAGACCATTAAAGAATGGTGTTATTGCTGACTTTGACATCACAGAAGAGATGCTCAGCTACTTTATTGAAAAATTAAATGTAAAAGGTTTTATGTCTAAACCAAATATTTTGATTTGTGCTCCTACAGGGGTTACTTCAATTGAGCAAAAAGCAATTATTCAAGCAGCTGAAAAATCTGGTGGTGGACGTGTATATTTAGATTTTGAGCCCAAAGTAGCAGCTGTTGGTGCTGGCCTAGATATTTTTAAACCTCAAGGAAATATGGTTATTGATATTGGTGGTGGTACGACAGATATTGCTGTTTTGTCAATGGGAGAAATTGTAACTTCTCGTTCACTTCGTTGGGCTGGTGATAAGATGAATCAGGCCATTGCAAGTTATATTAAGAGAAGCAAGAATCTTTTGGTTGGTCAACATACTGCTGAGCAGATTAAGATTCAGTTAGGAACTGCTTTTGAAGCTGATCCAACTAAGACAATGACTGTCCGAGGACGTGATATGGTTGATGGCTTGCCAAAGCAGGTAGCAATCAATGAGTTAGAAGTGCAAAAAGCTCTTGAAGATGGATTAATGTCAATTGTTGCAGCAACAAAAGAAGTTTTGGAACAAACACCACCAGAATTGTCGGCGGATATTATTGATCGTGGTATTATGCTGACTGGTGGTGGAGCTTTGCTCAAGAATATTGATAAATTGATTACTTACTATCTTCAAGTCCCTGTGTTAAAAGCCGACGATCCATTAGAAGCTGTAGCAAATGGTACAGGTGTATTACTTAAAAATATTGAAAATCACCAGAGACACTAA
- a CDS encoding DUF1146 family protein — protein MMKQVGVHAVVSLITYLVTIAFSFKAVKGLRVDQLFKKGHTFEIQIFLLFISIALGFLVGQFILALVDQSLALKMFF, from the coding sequence ATGATGAAACAAGTGGGAGTTCATGCTGTTGTTAGTCTTATTACATATTTGGTAACTATTGCATTTTCTTTTAAGGCTGTAAAAGGATTGAGAGTTGATCAATTATTCAAGAAAGGTCATACTTTTGAAATTCAAATCTTTTTACTTTTTATTTCTATTGCATTAGGTTTTTTAGTAGGGCAATTTATTTTAGCCTTAGTAGATCAATCACTTGCTTTAAAGATGTTTTTTTAA
- a CDS encoding F0F1 ATP synthase subunit epsilon, whose product MADPEKILKVSVVTPDGIVYSHNATMVAMRAIDGERTIMYDHLPIVTPLAIGEVRVKRTHEMNDRVDHIAVNGGYIEFSNNEATIIADSAERARNIDVERAQSAKKRAEQHMQEAKEKHNEREMLEAEIALRRAVNRLHVRENYGK is encoded by the coding sequence ATGGCAGATCCAGAAAAGATTTTAAAAGTTAGCGTTGTAACACCAGATGGAATTGTCTATTCTCATAATGCAACTATGGTAGCAATGAGAGCAATTGATGGTGAACGTACGATTATGTATGATCACCTTCCAATCGTTACTCCTTTAGCCATTGGTGAAGTTCGAGTAAAGAGAACGCATGAAATGAATGATCGTGTTGACCACATTGCTGTTAATGGTGGTTACATTGAATTTTCAAATAATGAAGCAACGATCATAGCAGATAGTGCAGAACGTGCGCGCAACATCGATGTTGAACGTGCTCAATCAGCTAAAAAGCGTGCTGAACAACACATGCAAGAAGCTAAAGAGAAACATAACGAAAGAGAAATGTTAGAAGCTGAAATTGCTTTGCGTCGTGCAGTTAATAGATTACATGTACGTGAAAATTACGGCAAATAA
- the atpD gene encoding F0F1 ATP synthase subunit beta, with protein sequence MGKGEIVQVIGPVVDVEFPLDKDLPDINNALRVTNNNGDTLVLEVTLELGDGVLRTISMESTDGLRRGMEVEDTGAPISVPVGKDTLGRVFNVLGDPIDGGPALGKDVKREGIHKEAPKYDELSTSEEILETGIKVIDLLEPYVRGGKVGLFGGAGVGKTTIIQELIHNIAQEHGGISVFTGVGERTREGNDLYFEMKASGVLSKTAMVFGQMNEPPGARMRVALTGLTIAEYFRDVEGLDVLLFIDNIFRFTQAGSEVSALLGRMPSAVGYQPTLATEMGQLQERITSTKKGSITSIQAVYVPADDYTDPAPATTFAHLDATTNLERRLVEQGIYPAVDPLESTSSALDPEVVGEEHYEVAVQVQHILQRYQELQDIISVLGMDELSDDEKLIVERARKIQFFLSQNFFVAEQFTGLPGSYVPIKETIKGFKMIIDGKLDDLPEDAFRNVGPIEDVVKKAEKMGVTPKNPEAKAMLEAK encoded by the coding sequence TTGGGTAAAGGCGAAATTGTCCAAGTTATTGGACCTGTCGTTGATGTGGAATTTCCACTAGATAAAGATTTGCCTGATATTAATAACGCCTTACGTGTCACAAATAACAATGGTGATACTCTTGTTCTTGAAGTTACACTAGAACTTGGTGATGGTGTTTTAAGAACTATCTCAATGGAATCTACCGACGGTTTGAGACGTGGAATGGAAGTTGAAGACACTGGTGCTCCAATTTCTGTTCCTGTTGGTAAAGATACTTTAGGACGTGTCTTTAACGTATTAGGTGATCCAATTGATGGTGGTCCTGCTTTAGGTAAAGATGTAAAACGTGAAGGTATTCATAAAGAAGCACCTAAGTACGATGAGTTAAGTACGAGTGAAGAAATTCTTGAAACTGGTATTAAAGTTATCGATTTGCTTGAACCATATGTTCGTGGTGGTAAAGTTGGTCTATTCGGTGGTGCCGGTGTTGGTAAGACAACTATTATTCAGGAATTAATTCATAACATCGCTCAAGAACACGGTGGTATTTCCGTATTTACTGGTGTTGGTGAAAGAACACGTGAAGGTAATGACCTTTACTTTGAAATGAAGGCATCTGGAGTTTTATCAAAGACTGCTATGGTCTTTGGTCAGATGAACGAGCCACCTGGTGCCAGAATGCGTGTTGCATTAACTGGTTTGACTATTGCGGAATACTTCCGCGATGTTGAAGGTTTGGACGTATTATTGTTTATTGATAATATCTTCCGTTTCACTCAGGCTGGTTCTGAAGTTTCAGCTCTTCTTGGTCGTATGCCAAGTGCCGTTGGTTATCAACCAACTTTAGCAACTGAAATGGGTCAATTGCAAGAACGTATTACTTCAACTAAGAAGGGATCTATTACTTCTATTCAAGCTGTTTATGTTCCAGCTGACGACTATACCGACCCAGCTCCAGCAACTACATTTGCTCACTTGGACGCTACTACTAACCTAGAACGTCGTTTGGTCGAACAAGGTATATATCCAGCTGTTGATCCACTTGAATCAACTTCTAGTGCATTAGATCCAGAAGTTGTTGGTGAAGAGCACTATGAAGTTGCTGTTCAAGTTCAGCATATTTTGCAACGTTATCAAGAATTGCAAGACATCATTTCCGTTTTAGGTATGGATGAATTATCAGACGATGAAAAATTAATTGTCGAACGTGCAAGAAAGATTCAATTCTTCCTTTCGCAAAACTTCTTTGTTGCTGAACAATTTACTGGTCTTCCAGGTTCTTATGTTCCAATTAAAGAAACAATTAAAGGATTCAAGATGATCATTGATGGTAAGTTAGATGATCTTCCAGAAGATGCTTTCCGTAACGTTGGTCCGATTGAAGACGTTGTCAAGAAGGCTGAAAAGATGGGAGTTACTCCTAAAAATCCTGAAGCAAAAGCAATGCTAGAAGCAAAGTAG
- a CDS encoding F0F1 ATP synthase subunit gamma: protein MAESLLELKKKIASIQKTGQITEAMRMVSGVKLNRTEKLDQEYTIYNDKVRATVSHLMSSQIVKQLGKETKEYNEFGGSASIDYSNFFDLGTLASLVQPRKKIKSTGYLVISGDRGLVGSYNSQVIKNMMSIFKDADAQDKDVKILAVGSVAAQFFKKQNLNVVYEYSGVSDVPTYNEVRDIIQTAVKMYLNGVYDELFVCYTHHVNTLTSAFRVESMLPISDIDINHKDTMPKDYIIEPDVDSVLKTVLPQFAKSMIFGAILDAKTAEHASSMTAMQSASKNADDVVSGLKTKLNRARQAQITTEITEIIGGANALE, encoded by the coding sequence TTGGCAGAATCTCTCCTTGAACTGAAAAAAAAGATTGCTTCAATCCAGAAGACAGGTCAGATCACTGAAGCTATGAGAATGGTTTCTGGTGTTAAGCTGAATAGAACTGAAAAGCTGGATCAAGAATATACTATTTATAACGATAAGGTTAGAGCAACAGTTTCTCACTTGATGAGTTCACAAATTGTGAAGCAATTAGGTAAAGAAACCAAAGAATATAACGAATTTGGTGGCTCTGCCAGCATCGATTATAGTAACTTTTTTGATTTAGGTACTCTTGCGTCTTTAGTTCAACCTCGTAAGAAAATTAAATCTACTGGTTACTTAGTAATTAGTGGTGATAGAGGTTTAGTTGGTTCTTATAACAGTCAAGTTATTAAGAATATGATGAGTATTTTTAAAGATGCTGATGCTCAAGATAAAGACGTTAAAATTTTGGCAGTTGGTAGTGTAGCAGCACAATTCTTTAAGAAACAAAATCTAAATGTTGTATATGAATATAGCGGAGTAAGTGATGTTCCAACTTACAATGAAGTAAGAGACATTATCCAGACTGCTGTTAAAATGTATTTAAATGGCGTTTATGATGAGCTTTTCGTTTGTTATACGCACCACGTAAATACATTGACTTCTGCTTTTAGAGTAGAGAGCATGCTTCCAATATCTGACATTGATATTAATCATAAAGATACAATGCCAAAAGATTATATTATTGAACCAGATGTTGATTCAGTGCTAAAAACAGTTTTACCACAGTTTGCTAAATCAATGATCTTTGGTGCTATTTTGGATGCTAAAACTGCAGAACATGCCAGTTCAATGACTGCAATGCAGAGTGCATCTAAAAATGCTGATGATGTTGTATCTGGTTTGAAGACAAAATTGAACCGAGCAAGACAGGCACAGATTACTACCGAAATTACTGAAATTATCGGTGGAGCAAATGCCTTAGAATAA
- the atpA gene encoding F0F1 ATP synthase subunit alpha, which translates to MSIKAEEISALIKQQLEKYDDKLNVNEVGTVTYVGDGIARAHGLNNVLSSELLQFSNGSYGIAQNLEANDVGIIILGRFDDIREGDQVKRTGRIMEVPVGDQLIGRVVNPLGQPVDGLGEIKTDKTRPIESKAPGVMDRQSVNQPLQTGIKAIDALVPIGRGQRELIIGDRKTGKTALALDTIINQKGQDVICIYVAIGQKESTVKNSVETLKRFGAMDYTIVVEAGPSEPAPMLYIAPYAGTAMGEEFMYNGKDVLIVFDDLSKQAVAYREISLLLRRPPGREAYPGDVFYLHSRLLERSAKLNKKLGGGSMTALPFIQTQAGDISAYIPTNVISITDGQIFLEADLFFAGTRPAINAGESVSRVGGSAQIKAMKKVAGTLRVDLASYRELESFAQFGSDLDQATQAKLNRGRRTVEVLKQPLHKPLPVEDEVLILYALTHGFLDAIPVPDIQRYELELYDYFASNYNDLLDVIRTTGDLPEEDKLNEALKNFNEGFSISKK; encoded by the coding sequence TTGAGCATTAAAGCGGAAGAAATTAGCGCTTTGATCAAGCAACAACTTGAGAAATATGATGATAAGCTCAACGTCAACGAAGTTGGTACTGTTACCTACGTCGGTGACGGTATCGCCCGTGCTCACGGTCTAAATAACGTATTATCAAGTGAATTGTTACAATTTTCTAACGGTTCATATGGTATTGCGCAAAACCTAGAAGCTAATGATGTTGGTATCATCATCTTAGGTCGCTTTGATGATATTCGTGAAGGTGACCAAGTTAAGCGTACTGGTCGAATTATGGAAGTTCCTGTTGGCGATCAATTAATTGGTCGTGTTGTGAACCCATTAGGACAACCAGTAGATGGTTTAGGTGAGATTAAGACTGATAAAACTAGACCTATCGAAAGTAAAGCTCCTGGTGTTATGGATAGACAATCCGTTAACCAACCTTTACAGACTGGTATTAAAGCTATCGATGCTTTAGTTCCAATTGGTCGAGGACAGCGTGAATTGATTATTGGTGACCGTAAGACAGGTAAAACTGCTCTTGCCTTAGACACTATCATTAATCAAAAAGGACAAGATGTCATTTGTATTTACGTTGCCATTGGTCAAAAGGAATCAACAGTTAAAAACTCTGTTGAAACCTTAAAACGATTTGGTGCTATGGACTACACAATTGTAGTAGAAGCTGGACCTAGTGAACCAGCACCAATGCTTTACATTGCTCCATATGCAGGTACTGCTATGGGTGAAGAGTTTATGTACAATGGTAAGGATGTATTAATCGTATTTGATGACTTGAGTAAACAAGCCGTTGCTTACCGTGAAATTTCCTTACTTCTTCGTCGTCCACCTGGTCGTGAAGCTTACCCAGGTGACGTATTCTACTTACACTCTCGTTTACTGGAACGTAGTGCTAAGCTGAATAAGAAACTTGGTGGCGGTTCAATGACTGCCTTACCATTTATTCAAACTCAAGCTGGAGATATTTCGGCATATATTCCAACTAACGTTATTTCCATTACTGATGGACAGATTTTCTTGGAAGCCGACTTATTCTTCGCTGGTACTCGTCCTGCCATTAACGCTGGTGAATCTGTTTCTCGTGTTGGTGGTAGTGCACAGATCAAGGCTATGAAGAAAGTAGCAGGTACATTGCGTGTTGACTTAGCTTCATATAGAGAGCTTGAAAGTTTCGCTCAATTTGGTAGTGATCTTGACCAAGCTACTCAAGCTAAGTTAAACCGTGGACGTCGTACTGTTGAAGTATTGAAGCAGCCACTTCATAAGCCACTTCCTGTTGAAGATGAAGTATTGATTCTTTATGCTTTAACACATGGCTTTTTGGATGCTATCCCTGTACCGGATATTCAACGTTATGAACTTGAATTATATGATTACTTTGCAAGTAACTATAATGACTTGCTTGATGTGATCCGGACAACGGGAGATTTACCTGAGGAAGATAAGCTTAACGAAGCTTTAAAGAACTTCAACGAAGGTTTTTCAATCAGTAAGAAATAG
- a CDS encoding F0F1 ATP synthase subunit delta — MALSREEIASRYSKALFAYAQDAKKLDEVHEDMNVLLQVAKENPDMLRLLSDPIIRKNQKEDFLSSFSGEFSSETKNFLDFLLEYGRFNALTEIINAFDALYDEDKNIASGTAVSAINLDEDELNRISQAYAKKYGFKKLVLTNEVDSSILGGIILKVGDRIIDGSIRTRLQQIREQLIENR, encoded by the coding sequence ATGGCTTTAAGTAGAGAAGAAATTGCTTCCAGATACAGTAAAGCTTTGTTTGCTTATGCACAGGATGCTAAAAAGCTTGATGAAGTACACGAAGATATGAATGTGTTGCTTCAAGTCGCTAAAGAGAATCCTGATATGCTACGCTTGTTAAGCGATCCAATTATTCGAAAGAATCAAAAAGAAGATTTTTTATCAAGTTTTAGTGGCGAGTTTTCTTCTGAGACAAAGAATTTTTTAGACTTTCTCTTAGAATATGGAAGATTCAATGCCTTGACTGAAATTATCAACGCATTTGATGCGCTCTATGATGAAGATAAAAATATTGCTTCTGGCACAGCAGTGAGTGCTATTAATCTTGATGAGGACGAGTTAAATCGTATTAGTCAAGCTTATGCTAAGAAGTATGGTTTTAAGAAATTGGTTCTGACAAATGAAGTGGATTCCAGTATCTTAGGAGGTATAATCCTCAAAGTCGGGGATCGCATTATTGATGGTTCGATAAGAACTAGATTGCAACAAATTCGTGAGCAATTAATTGAAAATAGATAA
- the atpF gene encoding F0F1 ATP synthase subunit B, producing the protein MQFMFAALKLELGDTLYYLLIFAALLLLVKHFAWGPVTKMMEKRRQKVISDLDQAESDRKKAALLANQREAALKDSKQEATQILSTAKSNAEKTKSSIISQADQEAAAIRERASKDAAQAKTDVLNEARDQVADISVAIAEKVISKSLSAADQKDLVDQFIKGLND; encoded by the coding sequence ATGCAATTTATGTTTGCAGCCTTAAAATTAGAGTTAGGAGATACGCTTTACTATCTTCTGATCTTTGCAGCTCTGCTCCTTTTGGTTAAGCATTTTGCTTGGGGCCCAGTAACAAAGATGATGGAAAAGCGTCGTCAAAAGGTGATCAGCGACCTTGATCAAGCAGAAAGTGACCGTAAAAAGGCAGCTCTTCTTGCTAATCAACGTGAAGCGGCCTTGAAAGACTCTAAACAAGAGGCAACACAAATTCTTTCTACTGCAAAGAGCAATGCGGAAAAGACTAAGAGTAGTATTATTAGTCAGGCTGATCAAGAAGCTGCCGCAATTAGAGAAAGAGCATCTAAAGACGCTGCGCAAGCAAAAACAGATGTTTTAAACGAAGCTCGTGATCAAGTAGCAGATATTTCTGTAGCAATTGCTGAAAAAGTAATTAGTAAGAGTTTATCTGCTGCAGATCAAAAGGACTTGGTAGATCAATTTATCAAGGGGCTGAATGACTAA
- the atpE gene encoding F0F1 ATP synthase subunit C, with protein sequence MKYLAAAIAAGLAALAASWGNGKVISKTIEAIARQPESANNLRSTMFIGVGLIEAVPILAIVIGFLILFL encoded by the coding sequence ATGAAATATTTAGCTGCCGCAATTGCCGCCGGTTTAGCTGCTTTAGCTGCTTCCTGGGGTAACGGAAAAGTTATTTCAAAAACTATTGAAGCTATCGCAAGACAACCAGAATCTGCTAACAACTTGAGATCAACTATGTTTATCGGTGTTGGTTTGATCGAAGCCGTTCCTATTTTGGCTATCGTTATTGGTTTCTTGATTCTATTCCTGTAA
- the atpB gene encoding F0F1 ATP synthase subunit A: MNEKSVVVNVFGLNFNVTNCLGGTLVAIAVFFLVWYLGRNVSLKPNKKQNLLEYLIDFTNGIVKDNVADVDAQKHLSLYAFTLFMFIFFMNQLGLFFEFSINDHILVKSPTANPLITMTMAMMTLLLSYNFGVQKFGAKGYFANYAKPVGFLLPINIIEEFTNFLTLSLRLYGNIYAGEVLLTLIGGRFAKSAGWFTVIASVPLTLIWQGFSVFIGSIQAYVFVTLSMVYIGKKVTEE; the protein is encoded by the coding sequence GTGAATGAGAAATCTGTAGTCGTTAATGTATTCGGCTTGAATTTCAATGTAACTAACTGCTTAGGGGGAACGTTAGTCGCAATTGCGGTTTTCTTTCTTGTTTGGTATTTAGGACGCAATGTTTCTTTAAAACCTAATAAAAAGCAAAATTTGTTAGAGTATCTAATTGATTTTACAAATGGAATTGTTAAAGATAATGTTGCCGATGTAGATGCACAAAAACATCTATCTCTTTATGCCTTTACCCTATTTATGTTCATTTTCTTTATGAATCAGTTAGGTTTGTTCTTTGAGTTTTCAATTAATGACCATATCCTTGTCAAATCACCAACTGCCAACCCATTGATTACAATGACTATGGCTATGATGACATTGCTTTTGTCTTATAACTTTGGTGTTCAGAAGTTTGGTGCTAAAGGTTATTTTGCAAATTATGCAAAACCGGTTGGATTTTTACTTCCAATCAATATTATTGAGGAATTTACCAATTTCTTGACGTTATCACTACGTCTTTACGGTAATATTTATGCCGGTGAAGTTTTACTAACTTTAATCGGTGGACGTTTTGCAAAGAGTGCGGGTTGGTTTACCGTCATCGCTTCGGTTCCACTAACTTTAATCTGGCAAGGCTTCTCTGTCTTTATTGGCTCTATCCAGGCATATGTATTCGTAACTTTATCAATGGTGTACATTGGTAAGAAGGTTACTGAAGAATAA
- the upp gene encoding uracil phosphoribosyltransferase has protein sequence MGKFTVLNHPLIQHKLTIIRKKDTGTNEFRQIVGEIGGLMVYEMTRDLPLKNVEIETPIGKSIQKELAGKKLVIVPILRAGLGMVDGVLQMIPSAKVGHIGMYRDEETLKPHEYFFKMPPDIEERECIIVDPMLATGGSANMAIGALKKRGAKNIRLAVLVAAPEGVKAVQEANPDVDIYAAAEDEKLMDNGYIYPGLGDAGDRLFGTK, from the coding sequence ATGGGTAAGTTTACCGTTTTGAATCACCCGTTGATCCAACATAAGTTGACGATCATTCGTAAGAAGGATACAGGTACGAATGAATTTCGTCAAATTGTTGGTGAAATTGGTGGACTCATGGTGTATGAAATGACACGTGATTTGCCATTGAAGAATGTTGAGATTGAAACTCCAATTGGAAAGTCAATTCAAAAAGAATTAGCAGGTAAGAAATTGGTTATTGTACCAATTTTGCGTGCTGGTCTTGGAATGGTTGATGGTGTTCTTCAAATGATCCCATCTGCAAAAGTTGGACATATTGGTATGTATCGTGATGAAGAGACTTTAAAGCCACATGAATATTTCTTCAAGATGCCACCAGATATTGAAGAACGTGAATGTATTATTGTTGATCCAATGCTTGCAACAGGTGGATCCGCAAATATGGCTATTGGAGCATTAAAGAAGCGCGGTGCTAAAAACATTCGCTTAGCTGTTTTAGTAGCAGCTCCTGAAGGTGTAAAGGCCGTTCAAGAAGCAAATCCAGATGTTGACATCTATGCAGCAGCAGAAGATGAAAAATTAATGGATAACGGTTACATCTATCCAGGCCTAGGGGATGCAGGAGATAGATTGTTCGGAACTAAGTAA
- a CDS encoding L-threonylcarbamoyladenylate synthase has translation METKIFSKKQIPEAVELLKKGELVAFPTETVYGLGALATNEKAVKGVYAAKGRPSDNPLIVTVSDEKMMENYVNEVPERAKKLIKHFWPGPLTIILFVKEGTLPDAVTGGLPTAAFRCPDDEMTHDLISELGKPIVGPSANTSTKPSPTTAEHVYHDLKGKIAGIIDNGPTEIGLESTIVDLSVETPTVLRPGEITPEEISKVLGEEVLMNKGTTQTKGVPKAPGMKYRHYAPSAPVFIVDKEADFSKIKWDKETGVAALDEVLDKIDSSNKYSLGKTIDKAAHNLFGALRYFDSENNIKRIYVQGFDHGAISPAYMNRLNKAAAGHHFH, from the coding sequence ATGGAAACTAAGATTTTCAGCAAAAAACAAATTCCTGAAGCAGTTGAACTCTTGAAGAAAGGTGAATTGGTAGCCTTTCCAACTGAAACTGTGTACGGTCTTGGTGCTTTAGCAACTAATGAAAAAGCTGTTAAAGGAGTATATGCGGCTAAAGGACGTCCAAGTGATAATCCATTAATTGTCACTGTTTCTGATGAAAAAATGATGGAAAATTATGTTAATGAAGTACCAGAGCGAGCAAAGAAATTAATTAAGCATTTCTGGCCTGGTCCATTAACAATTATTCTTTTTGTTAAAGAAGGTACTTTACCGGATGCTGTAACAGGAGGACTCCCAACTGCTGCTTTTCGTTGCCCAGATGATGAAATGACCCATGACCTAATTAGTGAGCTAGGAAAGCCAATTGTAGGTCCGTCTGCCAATACTTCAACCAAGCCAAGTCCAACAACAGCAGAACATGTTTATCATGACTTAAAGGGGAAAATTGCTGGAATTATTGATAATGGACCAACGGAAATTGGTTTAGAGTCGACAATTGTTGATTTATCAGTAGAAACACCAACTGTTCTTCGCCCTGGAGAAATTACTCCTGAAGAAATTTCAAAAGTGCTTGGAGAGGAAGTTTTGATGAATAAGGGTACAACTCAAACTAAAGGTGTACCAAAGGCTCCAGGGATGAAATATCGTCATTATGCTCCTAGTGCTCCAGTATTTATCGTTGATAAAGAAGCAGACTTTTCAAAAATTAAATGGGATAAGGAAACTGGAGTAGCTGCTTTAGATGAAGTGCTTGATAAAATTGATAGTTCTAATAAATATAGTTTAGGTAAAACAATTGATAAGGCAGCGCACAACTTATTCGGTGCTCTCAGATACTTTGATAGCGAAAATAATATTAAGCGTATTTATGTGCAAGGTTTTGATCATGGAGCAATTAGTCCTGCATATATGAATCGCTTAAACAAAGCAGCTGCTGGACATCATTTTCATTAA
- the prmC gene encoding peptide chain release factor N(5)-glutamine methyltransferase has product MPKSLKQIKEAVLKDSPELRSDDVDYVLGERLGYTPSEFALHINDELNLDQEKQALKDMKKLRRGISPQYILGYAWFYGYKILVNRGVLIPRFETEELVKWALENIKSGEKILDLGTGSGAIMVALVKQAQDQKIENLILYASDITDAALRESEENFLKYDLDVRTRKANVLVGLEKFDTIVSNPPYIKTSEKDLMDANVIKNEPDTALYGGEDGLDFYRKFAKQIRSHLYSHGQFFLEFGFSEKDQLKDLFETELPDFKIEFRNDLAGKPRMVHGRWKK; this is encoded by the coding sequence ATGCCTAAAAGTTTAAAGCAGATAAAAGAAGCTGTGTTAAAAGATAGTCCTGAACTTCGTTCAGATGACGTTGACTATGTCCTGGGCGAACGATTAGGCTATACACCTTCAGAATTTGCATTACATATAAATGATGAATTAAATCTAGATCAAGAAAAACAAGCATTGAAAGATATGAAAAAATTGCGTAGAGGAATATCTCCGCAATATATTTTGGGATATGCTTGGTTTTATGGTTATAAAATTTTGGTTAATCGCGGTGTTTTAATACCTAGATTTGAAACTGAAGAGCTTGTTAAGTGGGCTCTTGAAAATATTAAATCTGGTGAAAAAATTCTTGATTTAGGTACTGGTTCGGGAGCAATTATGGTTGCTTTAGTTAAGCAGGCTCAAGATCAAAAAATCGAAAATCTAATTCTATATGCTAGCGATATTACTGATGCTGCTTTACGTGAAAGCGAAGAAAACTTTTTAAAATATGACTTGGATGTTAGAACTCGTAAAGCTAATGTTTTAGTAGGTTTAGAAAAGTTTGATACTATTGTTTCTAACCCACCTTATATTAAAACTAGCGAAAAAGATTTGATGGATGCAAATGTAATAAAAAATGAACCAGATACTGCATTATATGGTGGAGAAGATGGCTTGGATTTTTATCGAAAATTTGCTAAACAAATTCGTTCGCATTTGTATTCTCATGGGCAATTTTTTCTGGAATTTGGTTTTAGCGAAAAAGATCAATTAAAAGATTTGTTTGAAACGGAATTGCCAGACTTTAAAATTGAGTTTAGAAATGACTTAGCAGGTAAGCCAAGGATGGTTCACGGAAGGTGGAAGAAATAA